The Micromonospora krabiensis genome window below encodes:
- a CDS encoding glycosyltransferase family 2 protein has translation MTRPRVSAVMLAYGPEPYLADAARAVLASSDVDVELIVVDNGCTGDGIDVVKGFPGVRVVRPEENTGYAGGCRVGAAEATGDWLVFVNSDAEVAPDALAKITAVAAEPGVGAAMASIRLADDPDLMNTAGNPLHYTGLSWAGGNGEPASAHATRQVVPTLSGCCFVISQRLWRELDGFAAEYFAYHEDTELSLRLWQRGLRLEYVPDAVVRHHYEFSRNTLKLYLVERNRLVTLLTTYEARSLALLAPALLLTEVSMFTAAVLGGWSRQKVQGWQWLWRNRAWLRARRRQLQTERSVPDGVIADLMTGRVTPSGVPTAPGLGAFNVVAGGYWALTRPLLRRR, from the coding sequence ATGACCCGACCCCGGGTGAGCGCCGTCATGCTCGCCTACGGCCCGGAGCCCTACCTCGCCGACGCGGCCCGCGCCGTGCTCGCCAGCAGCGACGTGGACGTCGAGCTGATCGTGGTCGACAACGGCTGCACCGGGGACGGCATCGACGTCGTCAAGGGCTTCCCCGGGGTGCGGGTGGTCCGGCCCGAGGAGAACACCGGTTACGCCGGCGGCTGCCGGGTCGGTGCCGCCGAGGCCACCGGTGACTGGCTCGTGTTCGTCAACTCCGACGCGGAGGTCGCCCCCGACGCGCTCGCGAAGATCACCGCGGTCGCCGCCGAGCCCGGCGTCGGCGCCGCCATGGCCTCCATCCGGCTGGCCGACGACCCCGACCTGATGAACACCGCCGGGAACCCGCTGCACTACACCGGCCTGTCCTGGGCGGGCGGCAACGGCGAACCCGCCAGCGCCCACGCCACGCGCCAGGTCGTACCGACCCTCAGCGGGTGCTGCTTCGTCATCAGCCAGCGGCTCTGGCGGGAGCTGGACGGCTTCGCCGCCGAGTACTTCGCCTACCACGAGGACACCGAGCTCAGCCTCCGGCTGTGGCAGCGCGGCCTCCGCCTGGAGTACGTGCCGGACGCGGTGGTGCGCCACCACTACGAGTTCTCCCGCAACACGCTGAAGCTCTACCTGGTCGAGCGGAACCGACTGGTCACCCTCCTCACCACATACGAGGCGCGGTCGCTCGCCCTGCTCGCCCCGGCGCTGCTGCTGACCGAGGTCTCCATGTTCACCGCCGCCGTCCTCGGCGGCTGGTCGCGCCAGAAGGTCCAGGGCTGGCAGTGGCTGTGGCGCAACCGCGCCTGGCTGCGCGCCCGGCGGCGACAGCTGCAGACGGAGCGGAGCGTGCCGGACGGGGTGATCGCCGACCTCATGACCGGGCGTGTCACCCCCTCCGGGGTGCCGACCGCGCCCGGACTCGGTGCCTTCAACGTCGTGGCGGGCGGCTACTGGGCGCTCACCAGGCCGCTGCTTCGACGCCGCTGA